From Cystobacter fuscus DSM 2262, one genomic window encodes:
- a CDS encoding NAD-binding protein has product MKVVIAGGGRVGGALAARLVNEQHHVTVVDRDAATCHRLFEDIGVVTVCGDATDPRVLESTGIINADIAAGVLARDAENLAFATLVRAVSPARVMVRMLDSRYREPYRLAGVGELVEEAEVVVTKMATAIDFPQVAGSLPLAAGDAILFELKVSTKAVVAGRTVAQVRAQTDFPRECVFIGMVDPEGRITLPDGNTVLRASHTLILVARRAGLARAVECLTREPQNTPDTPLADMLRRVDFLAPLGTEEVLKLAHGAEYLRKDAGEPIFKKGDAGETFFVVVSGQVNLLGEGNKLVEVVKPGGFFGELALLTGEPRATHASAATVCELASVGREDFRGVVMANPVIALEMSRILGQRLSRMAQEDPAPRKRKGLFGR; this is encoded by the coding sequence ATGAAGGTGGTCATCGCGGGGGGAGGCCGGGTGGGGGGCGCGCTGGCGGCGCGGCTGGTGAACGAGCAGCACCACGTGACGGTGGTGGACCGGGACGCCGCGACGTGCCACCGCCTGTTCGAGGACATCGGCGTGGTGACGGTGTGTGGGGACGCCACGGACCCACGGGTGCTCGAGTCCACGGGCATCATCAATGCGGACATCGCGGCCGGGGTGCTGGCGCGCGACGCGGAGAACCTGGCGTTCGCCACGCTGGTGCGCGCGGTGAGCCCGGCGCGCGTCATGGTGCGCATGCTGGACAGCCGCTACCGAGAGCCCTACCGGCTCGCCGGGGTGGGCGAGCTGGTGGAAGAGGCGGAGGTGGTGGTCACGAAGATGGCGACCGCCATCGACTTCCCCCAGGTGGCGGGCTCGCTGCCGCTGGCCGCCGGGGACGCCATCCTCTTCGAGCTCAAGGTGAGCACCAAGGCGGTGGTGGCCGGGCGCACGGTGGCCCAGGTACGCGCCCAGACGGACTTCCCGCGCGAGTGCGTCTTCATCGGCATGGTGGACCCCGAGGGGCGCATCACCCTGCCGGACGGCAACACGGTGCTGCGCGCGAGCCACACCCTCATCCTCGTGGCGCGCCGTGCCGGGCTGGCCCGCGCGGTGGAGTGCCTCACGCGCGAGCCCCAGAACACGCCGGACACGCCGCTGGCGGACATGCTGCGCCGGGTGGACTTCCTCGCGCCGCTGGGCACCGAGGAGGTGCTCAAGCTGGCGCACGGCGCCGAGTACCTGCGCAAGGACGCCGGAGAGCCCATCTTCAAGAAGGGGGACGCGGGAGAGACGTTCTTCGTCGTCGTCTCCGGGCAGGTGAACCTGCTGGGCGAGGGCAACAAGCTCGTGGAGGTGGTGAAGCCCGGGGGCTTCTTCGGAGAGTTGGCCCTGCTCACCGGCGAGCCGCGGGCCACCCATGCCTCGGCGGCCACCGTGTGCGAGCTGGCGAGCGTGGGCCGCGAGGACTTCCGCGGCGTGGTGATGGCCAACCCCGTCATCGCCCTGGAGATGAGCCGCATCCTCGGCCAGCGGCTGTCGCGCATGGCGCAGGAGGACCCCGCGCCGCGCAAGCGCAAGGGCCTGTTCGGCCGCTGA
- a CDS encoding cation:proton antiporter, translating to MHFEMPLLIGLMVAASTLAIAAKRVRIPYSVALVVGGLFISVAGLLPGIPPLNPEFVFLVCLPLLLFEGGITADVANVRANLVPIATLASLGMVLAITATGTALHYALGLNWGPALLLGAMLSVTDTVSILYAFRRVAVPRRLSGIMQGESLFNDGTALVAYAAIAGVVTRGETSFSLPLLSAQVVFATIGGIAIGLTLGAGAGFIIRRTRDPLAEIMVTTALALSAYTIGEQVHLSGAIAAVTAGLMTGITLRRHVAPQSQVAIHTFWEYVTFGVNTFLFLSVGLATKPGALVRHLPLTLLAVACVFAGRAVAIYGPFLLLRWLRPSACVPVRWQHVFIFGNIKGALSIGLAIGLPEGTPAREELVSIAFGVTFLSLVVQGLTLTGFLRRLGLIREDPVAQAVSEQQARLIASRAARQELEQLHDQGLIPRAAYEHLRSDYQVGIASAERELRRLSEQHLAQAARLVLTTRRHLVDAERTALLSARLAGLIPEATAEAQLARLDARTLELEHVLSDVPDEPQGSGRKTT from the coding sequence GTGCACTTCGAGATGCCCCTGCTCATCGGCCTGATGGTGGCCGCCAGTACCCTCGCGATCGCCGCCAAGCGCGTGCGCATCCCCTACAGCGTGGCGCTGGTGGTGGGAGGCCTGTTCATCTCCGTGGCGGGCCTGCTGCCCGGCATTCCTCCGCTCAACCCGGAGTTCGTCTTCCTCGTGTGCCTGCCGCTGTTGCTCTTCGAGGGGGGCATCACCGCGGACGTGGCCAACGTGCGCGCCAACCTGGTGCCCATCGCCACGCTGGCGAGCCTGGGCATGGTGCTGGCCATCACCGCCACCGGCACCGCGCTGCACTACGCGCTGGGGCTGAACTGGGGGCCGGCGCTGCTGCTCGGCGCCATGCTCTCCGTCACCGACACCGTCTCCATCCTCTACGCCTTCCGCCGCGTGGCCGTGCCCCGGCGCCTGTCGGGCATCATGCAGGGCGAGAGCCTCTTCAATGACGGCACCGCGCTCGTGGCCTACGCGGCCATCGCCGGCGTGGTGACGCGGGGCGAGACGTCCTTCTCCCTGCCGCTCTTGAGCGCCCAGGTGGTGTTCGCCACGATCGGGGGAATCGCCATCGGGCTGACGCTGGGCGCCGGGGCGGGCTTCATCATCCGCCGCACGAGGGATCCGCTCGCGGAGATCATGGTCACCACCGCGCTCGCGCTGAGCGCGTACACCATTGGCGAGCAGGTGCACCTGTCGGGCGCCATCGCCGCGGTGACGGCCGGACTGATGACGGGCATCACCCTGCGCCGCCACGTGGCGCCCCAGAGCCAGGTGGCCATCCACACCTTCTGGGAGTACGTCACCTTCGGGGTGAACACCTTCCTCTTCCTGTCGGTGGGGCTCGCCACGAAGCCCGGAGCGCTGGTGCGCCACCTGCCGCTCACCCTGCTCGCGGTGGCGTGCGTCTTCGCCGGGCGCGCGGTGGCCATCTACGGGCCCTTCCTGCTGTTGCGCTGGCTGCGCCCCTCGGCCTGCGTGCCCGTGCGCTGGCAGCACGTCTTCATCTTCGGCAACATCAAGGGCGCGCTGTCCATCGGCCTCGCGATCGGCCTGCCCGAGGGCACGCCCGCGCGCGAGGAGCTGGTGTCCATCGCCTTCGGCGTCACCTTCCTGTCGCTCGTGGTCCAGGGGCTGACGCTCACCGGCTTCCTGCGGCGCCTGGGGCTCATCCGCGAGGACCCCGTGGCCCAGGCGGTGAGCGAGCAGCAGGCGCGGCTCATCGCCAGCCGTGCCGCGCGTCAGGAGCTGGAGCAGTTGCATGACCAGGGGCTCATCCCGCGCGCGGCCTACGAGCACCTGCGCAGCGACTACCAGGTGGGCATCGCCAGCGCCGAGCGGGAGCTGCGCCGGCTGAGCGAGCAGCACCTGGCGCAGGCGGCGCGACTGGTCTTGACGACGCGCCGGCACCTGGTGGACGCCGAGCGCACGGCGCTGCTGTCGGCGCGGCTCGCGGGCCTCATTCCCGAGGCCACGGCGGAAGCGCAGCTCGCGCGGCTGGACGCACGCACCCTGGAGCTGGAGCACGTGTTGTCGGATGTGCCCGATGAGCCGCAGGGCAGTGGGAGGAAGACGACATGA
- a CDS encoding acetyl-CoA C-acetyltransferase, which yields MTTSYVIDAARTPRGRGKAGKGALSGIHPQELFAQVLNALQARGRFEAREVEDVMVGCVSQVGEQGANLARNAVLTAGWPQQVSAVSLNRFCASGLQAIHFGAMGVASGAMDLAVAGGVESMSRVPMGADGGGQDGNNPHLRERLFQVPQGISADLIATLEGLSREELDAVALRSQKNAARAIEEGRFVKSLFPVRQPGTGAVVLERDEFPRPDTTAEGLAALKPSFVAMGETVAGPRGETLAQLALAAYPRARALQHVHTAGNSSGIVDGAAAVVLASERYVREKGIQPRARIRAMATVGTEPVLMLTGPAPASEKALRQAGMNARDIDLWEINEAFAGVVLQTIRALGIDPERVNVNGGSIALGHPLGATGAMLLGTALDELERSGKQTALITMCVGGGQGIATIIERL from the coding sequence ATGACCACCAGCTATGTCATCGACGCCGCACGCACCCCCCGAGGGAGGGGCAAGGCGGGCAAGGGAGCACTCTCGGGCATCCACCCGCAGGAGTTGTTCGCGCAGGTGTTGAACGCGCTCCAAGCGCGCGGGCGCTTCGAGGCGCGCGAGGTCGAAGACGTGATGGTGGGGTGTGTCTCCCAGGTGGGAGAGCAGGGCGCCAACCTGGCGCGCAACGCGGTGCTCACCGCGGGCTGGCCCCAGCAGGTGTCGGCGGTGTCGCTCAACCGCTTCTGCGCGTCGGGGCTGCAGGCGATCCACTTCGGGGCCATGGGAGTGGCCTCGGGCGCGATGGACCTGGCGGTCGCCGGGGGCGTGGAGAGCATGTCGCGCGTGCCCATGGGCGCGGATGGCGGCGGCCAGGATGGCAACAACCCGCACCTGCGCGAGCGCCTGTTCCAGGTGCCCCAGGGCATCAGCGCCGACCTCATCGCCACGCTCGAGGGGTTGTCACGCGAGGAACTCGACGCCGTGGCGCTGCGCTCCCAGAAGAACGCGGCGCGCGCCATCGAGGAGGGCCGCTTCGTGAAGTCGCTATTCCCCGTGAGGCAACCAGGCACCGGGGCGGTGGTGCTCGAGCGGGACGAGTTCCCCCGGCCGGACACCACGGCCGAGGGGCTCGCCGCGCTCAAGCCCTCCTTCGTGGCGATGGGAGAGACGGTGGCGGGGCCCCGGGGCGAGACGCTGGCTCAGCTCGCGCTCGCGGCCTATCCGCGGGCCCGGGCCCTCCAGCACGTGCACACCGCGGGCAACTCGAGCGGCATCGTCGATGGCGCCGCCGCGGTGGTGCTCGCCTCGGAGCGCTACGTCCGGGAGAAGGGCATCCAACCGCGCGCCCGCATCCGCGCCATGGCGACCGTGGGCACCGAGCCGGTGCTGATGCTCACGGGGCCCGCGCCAGCGAGTGAGAAGGCGCTGCGCCAGGCGGGCATGAATGCGCGCGACATCGACCTGTGGGAAATCAACGAGGCCTTCGCGGGGGTGGTGCTCCAGACCATTCGCGCGCTGGGCATCGACCCCGAGCGCGTGAACGTCAACGGAGGCTCCATCGCGCTCGGCCATCCGCTCGGCGCGACCGGCGCGATGTTGCTCGGCACGGCGCTCGATGAACTCGAGCGTAGCGGCAAGCAGACCGCGCTCATTACCATGTGCGTTGGGGGCGGCCAGGGGATCGCCACCATCATCGAGCGGCTCTGA
- a CDS encoding TetR/AcrR family transcriptional regulator encodes MNQKTEQKQKSREAILASAAALLRERGIKASSVMDVMKGAGLTVGGFYGHFESKEHLFTETIQSAASTMWNRLLGSAKGDSPRERVLNVVERYLSRQHRDHPEAGCVMPSVAPEVAREGEPYRGALEKELSHYVRSLAELMGSDAEHRQQALGLIALMYGALSLSRAVGGTPLSDELLRAARKLSERAL; translated from the coding sequence ATGAACCAGAAGACGGAACAGAAGCAGAAGTCGCGTGAAGCCATCCTCGCCTCGGCGGCGGCGCTCCTGCGTGAGCGGGGCATCAAGGCCAGCTCGGTGATGGATGTCATGAAGGGCGCCGGGCTCACCGTCGGCGGCTTCTATGGGCACTTCGAGTCCAAGGAGCATCTCTTCACCGAGACCATCCAGAGCGCGGCGAGCACCATGTGGAACCGGCTGCTGGGCTCGGCCAAGGGCGATTCGCCCCGGGAACGGGTGCTCAACGTGGTGGAGCGCTACCTGTCACGCCAGCACCGCGACCATCCGGAAGCGGGGTGTGTGATGCCCAGCGTCGCCCCGGAAGTCGCGCGGGAAGGGGAGCCCTATCGCGGCGCGCTCGAGAAGGAGCTGTCTCATTATGTCCGCTCGCTCGCCGAGCTCATGGGGTCCGATGCCGAGCACCGGCAGCAGGCGCTCGGGTTGATCGCGCTCATGTATGGCGCGCTCTCGTTGTCGAGGGCGGTGGGTGGCACGCCCCTGAGTGACGAGCTGCTCCGGGCCGCGAGGAAGCTCTCCGAGCGCGCGCTGTAA
- a CDS encoding transglutaminase-like domain-containing protein yields the protein MSISRLPSSSSYRLPPRAPIAPAETKYADAPGSKQQPNIDELMKLLQELIKMLGQDGFEPSQKGAGGGGGGGGGGGEIPGGGGGGGGVPPAGGLDALGEGGPTDLGLDSPPGQGPSFNGSGNADAVAQQIAQDATSWNYDNSPGKSFDAAVGNENNFDGSKSGICTDMAVEAAQRFEAAGIDARVVGGETNKGNHAWVEYKGADGEWKRFDPTAAACTKDASQAINTDNNVYNYGNVIAYYEDVPAEVPSI from the coding sequence ATGTCCATTTCCCGCCTCCCCTCCTCGTCCTCCTATCGGCTCCCCCCGCGGGCTCCCATCGCTCCCGCCGAGACGAAGTACGCCGACGCCCCCGGGTCGAAGCAGCAGCCGAACATCGATGAGCTGATGAAGCTGTTGCAGGAGCTCATCAAGATGCTGGGCCAGGATGGCTTCGAGCCCTCGCAGAAGGGCGCTGGCGGCGGCGGTGGTGGTGGCGGTGGCGGCGGTGAGATCCCGGGTGGTGGTGGTGGCGGTGGCGGTGTTCCCCCGGCGGGCGGGCTGGACGCGTTGGGTGAGGGTGGGCCGACGGATCTGGGGCTCGATTCGCCCCCCGGGCAGGGCCCTTCGTTCAATGGTTCGGGCAATGCGGACGCGGTGGCCCAGCAGATTGCCCAGGACGCGACGAGCTGGAACTACGACAACTCGCCCGGCAAGTCGTTTGATGCCGCGGTGGGCAACGAGAACAACTTCGATGGTTCCAAGTCCGGCATCTGCACGGACATGGCGGTCGAGGCGGCGCAGCGCTTCGAGGCGGCGGGCATCGATGCGCGCGTCGTGGGTGGAGAGACGAACAAGGGCAATCACGCCTGGGTCGAGTACAAGGGCGCGGATGGCGAGTGGAAGCGGTTCGATCCCACGGCGGCGGCCTGCACCAAGGACGCGAGCCAGGCCATCAACACCGACAACAACGTCTACAACTACGGCAACGTCATCGCGTACTACGAGGATGTGCCGGCCGAGGTGCCCTCGATTTGA